In Oreochromis aureus strain Israel breed Guangdong linkage group 6, ZZ_aureus, whole genome shotgun sequence, the genomic window AGTAAGGCGTAACCCACACCACACTGTGCACCACACACCCACATACAGAGTTTACTAACCCACAGCATTGTTATGTCGCAGGTGGTTCTGTCACGTTGATGATGATAACTACCTGAACACAGGCTCCCTGCTGAAACTCTTATCTCAGTACAGCCACACACAGGACGTTTACATTGGGCGGCCCAGCCTCGAGCGACCGATAGAGGCCACGGAGAGGCCCGGCACTGACGAAATGGTAATTTGgcatgatttcattttttttttttttgtctagaACAGTTTTACCTTAAAATCGAAATATTGAATGTTTTAGGTTTGTAACTATGCAGGTTTGCACCTTATAGTTCCTTCTTCcaccttttttctgtctttttactCTTGGCTCTCTTTGACGTCACAGAGGGACGGgagtacggtggccctgagaggtcaaacagaccgcaacttcagaaaacactggcaaatagaaaaatgctccaaaagcacactaaacacaacaggagtttaataaaacaaaagaagtagAAAAAACGATCTCACAATAACACGTCGCAGTAACGTGATGGAACAGCTGCAGAagtgacagaaaccaaaacatgagAAGGGTCGCACTGAGACACGCTTAAAGCATTTTCAGGGAGAAAAAGATGCTGTGGGGTGGGGTTATGTTTTTAATtgcatgattcatataatagtGTCAATATGTTTGTGATTAGCCGGATACTGTTAGCTTGTCACTTCCCCAGCTGTTCTCATGTTATCGTCTCCCCAAAAACacttcagttgtgttttgtggGGGTTTGTCAGCTTTTATCTTGTCTATTTGCTGGTGTTATAAGTGTTTGACTgatcagggccaccgtacagcAGCCCCTTCCACTAGCTGTTTGAGAGGGGCAGCCAATAAGAATAAAGCTGGTTTAAAGTTATATGGAAGGCAGCGacaacagcttgtttcagacactGGGACATGGAAAGCTACTCtagaataaaaacataaagctGGAACAATTGATGATCACACAGTGGTCCTAAGATTGTTTATCAACATGTGGAAATTTGCAAAAGAGATGTGTGGAAGGTgcgaaacaaaacaaagtgaaaaatgaataaattaataaaagagGAAGTGGACAGTCCACTTACTCATGCTGTACACGTGTGCGTGTTTGCGTGCAGAAGCAAGTGCGTTTCTGGTTCGCCACCGGAGGAGCGGGGTTCTGTCTGAGCCGTGGCCTCTCCCTGAAGATGAAGCCTTGGGCAAGGTAAGCCCTCACTTAAGatgaattagatttttttttttttgtttgtttgtttttcttggcaCTGTTTCAGCTGCAGGTCTCATCTCCTCTCCCCCTCATTCTTTCCTTCTCTGTTCTAGCGATGGCACTTTCATGACCACAGCTGAGCACATCCGCCTCCCCGACGACTGCACGGTTGGTTACATCGTGGAGGCGCTGCTCGGCGTGAGCCTCATCCGCTCAGGGCTGTTTCACTCCCACCTGGAGAATCTGGGACTGGTGTCAGACATACACAACCAGGTACACACATCCACGCACACAAAGACTCATTGTGACGCCAAAGAAACTAAAAGGCAGATGAGGAGACATCTTGCACAAAGACCAATCACAGTTTTAAAGAGCGTGATTAAGATCTGCATCAGAATTTGAGGATCTCTTCCTTTTGCTCAGAGTTTCACAAACTTTGCCTTGGTGGTTTTTGACTAATCTTGCTCACAGACAAGAAACTAACAAGCCTCATATATGTCGCCCTCCCATCAGGTCACACTCAGCTACGGCACAGTGGACAACAGCAGGAACATTGTTAATGTGAAAGGCCCGTTTTCTATAGAAGAAGATCCCACCAGGTAAATTTTCTGTGTCAACGTTTGACAGTATATTGCCAAAAGCATTCGCTTGTctgcctacacacacacacacacacacacacacacacacacacacacacacacacacacacacacacacacacacacacacacacacacacacacacacacacacacgtgacaTCCCGCTCCACAGGGATTATCATCATATTAccagcttcaactcttctgggaaaACTTTCTGCAAAGCATTATGGGAATctttgaccattcttccagaagctcatttgtgaggtcagacccTGATATTGGATGAGAAGGCCTGGCTCGCATCCATTTTATCCCAGAAGTGTTTTATCAGGTTGAGGTCAgaactctgtgcaggccagtcaagttcttccacaccaaccTCACTCATCCACATCTTTATGGACCTCGCTTTGTGTactgttggaacaggaaggggtcATCCCCAAAGCATGAAATTATCCAAAATCTCTTGGTATgttgaagcattaagagttcctttcactggaactaaggggccaagcccaactcctgaaaaacaaccccacaccataatcccccctCTACCATACTTTACACTTGGCCCTGGAAGTGATTGCTTGGATTGGTGACTCAACAGTGTTGGCAGTATAGTTTGCTTCCTTATGTAATGTTGAGCACAGGACACAACGGTGTAATTGTTTGATCTCTAAAATAGTGACTAGAAAATAACAAAAGGTCACCTTCACTGTGATTATTTACAGTTCAAGGACCATAGCACAtccaagcaaagcaaaacaaaaggctgGAGAACACTCTTCCTGACAttaaggggatttttttttttttttttttttttttttttttttttgcccccccTTCCCTTCTTTTCCCCCCTCCCTTGGCTCTTTGGCCAGTAATTATATTGTTGTGTATTGAATTGAGGTAATTCTCTTTATTTATCTACTTTGTTAGCAGGCGCTGATGGCAATGTGCCTAGATGGTGGGAGGTAATGAGATAAGCTCGCTGTGAGCCACTGGCGGCTAATGGAGGGGAATAGAAAATCAGTAAAGCCTgcagtagtttattttatttttttaaaatctattcaTCATAGTCGCTTAGCTGCTTTGGCAGCCTGCTTTCAAATATAGTTTTAATACATGTGTAGTAAGCTTTATGTAAGCACTCGTGGTGCATGTTTTACTACTACAAGTTTCCTGGCTTTGTCCTCtgtctgcgtgtgtgcgtgtgtgtgcaacCGATTGTATCCACGGCCTTATTTTGAAATCCCCAGTTGGCAGCTTCCAGGCATTGTCACACTCatttcccccctctctctcagaTTTAGGTCTGTCCATTGTCTGCTGTACCCAGACACTCCTTGGTGCCCCGGCCCCTGGCGACTTTAACACCCATCTAGAGACAAAAGAGGGAGGAAGGGATGGACCGATGGGGGAGAAAACGTAAATATCTGCCGAGTCCCGCCGCTCCTGACTCCGGAGAATGTCTCGAGGCAGTTGGGAGATTTGTGTTTGCCTCTCAACAACTCAACTAGAAGACAGGCTTATTAGGACACTTGAACTCTGACCCTGTGTGTAAAAGTCACATTTCTTTTACATGGAAAACTGATGGCgaatgtccttttttttttttttttttttttttttttttttaaatatgtagcttatttcttttttcttttcttttttttttaactttaatcaTACATGATCAAATGTAGACTGTCCAGTTTTTTGAGTGTTGCTGCTGCCTTTGGACAGCTCCATCCTGTAGGTTTCCATCttttttccagtctttttgCTAAGCCGTGCTAACTGACGGCTTATTGTGCCTTCATACTCACAATGCTGACCCCGACAGTATGAATTTTATTTATCCGACTCTGCAATAATGCAAAAGGCCTTCAAAATGTCAAAGTCTAAGATGCTTTTCTCCTGCAAGCAGGGCTGTTTAAAGTCTGTATGTTTGTCTGACTACATGGATTTGTGACACATTTTATGATCATAACATCGCGTTCATCCTCTGAGAACAGGGAATGCCAACGCCAGCTTACTCATAGCAAACTCTCAGATGTTTTAGTTTCAAGTTTATCAGGCCTGGAGCGATGATTCAGGCACACACCTCAAGGCCTGAACTTTTGCCAACATCACCCGGGGAAGCTGCAGTCAGATCGGCTGATCTTTAGCATGCCGGTTCACGAACACGAgagtctgtgtgatgtgtgatTGTGCCTGTGGAAGAATGCCGAGCAGGTATTAGTCTATTGAAGTCACGATGAGTCATGTGTGCTGGTTTCTGCACGCTCTGAGGCGGATTTTCTCCTGCTGCGTGCTACACGAGAAAGGGCAAATTTGGACAATGTGTCGATCTGATTTCACCAGTGTTATCTGGAGTTTGTGTGCAAGATATGACACAGTCTGAATGTAGAGAGATGCTCTGTACCAGTAGCACCGCTCCATTAGAACTTTTATAGAAGTTGGCCCCACTTGGATCTAAACTGCTGCGTAGTGGAGCCTGTCCTGCTTTCCTTTGAGCAtcctctctcttctttctctgcTGTAAAAAATCTCTTGAATGTATGACTGTATTTCCCcatcatgaagaaaaaaaaatgtccatagTGTTAAACAATgtggatttttttgtgtttttttttttttttttgtcatcagaGTTCAACATTAACCCCATTCTTGGGTGTGTATATATTTTAGAACTGCAcgtttttctcttatttttgctgtttgcaATTTGTCATTTGATTAAAAGACTAAAAGGAACAGTCTGACATTTTGGGGAAAtgacttttttctcttgtttgtgcCTGGTTTCTCTGTGGTATGATGTAACGTCAGTCTTCTCATTTAATTCTCCAAGAATACAATCAGatttcccaaaatgtcaaactgtcCTTTATTCCTGATACAAAACCTTCTTTGTAAAGGTTGTTATTGATGCAAATGGAAGGATTATGACTGCACTGCttctaaaatgtttttgtttttgagcatCGACTCATGTTGAGTCGTCttgatgtctttctgtgtgtTGAAAGCAGTTTGTGCAATTAATAAAAGTGCACCCCTGCCCCTCCCCACATGAATGTATATATGATAACTGTTGCTCCTGAAGCAGAAAGGCTCTCTCCAGTATCTGGACTATATGGTTATAATAAAAGTGTTTTATCAATCAGCTATTTGTTCTCTTTACTCGTTTGCTTATCGTCGAATTCTCCAATCACAAACAAGGTGGAGTGATAAAAATTGCACATGCAAATACACTCACACTTCTTACATGAAAAGATATCTGCTGTTTGTTTGAAGAAGTCTGTGAGCTATGAAGAAAAATGCACTTTGACCTTTCACCTTTTTACTTGTTCATGAATCTATGGGTTCCTGTCTGGAGGGACCTCACCTCCGCACACATAACCCTCTGACATTCCCTTCACGCATTCACACTAACAGCCCTCTTATCTGATCAAGCCATGCAGAAGGGCCTGCAAGAGATAAAGGCAGAACCAAAAGATTAGcaggccgtgtgtgtgtgtgtgtgagtgtgaccTCTCTCCCACTGTGAACCCACCGGTGTCAGGCTGTGTAGACCCTGAGGAAAACTTGCACAGTGACACAGTAGCCAGTGAATAAAAATCACTTTGGGCTTTCACACTCAGCTGAGTGGACAGCGACACCTGCTGGCTGTATGTGTAACTGCGCTGCTTTTCAAGGTCAGGCGTCTTTTTATCAGCCTAAAACTGTAGTAGGTTTTATCTCCACCATCAAGCCTGTGAGATCCaaaatcatttctgtctttctcaagatttaattttaaatgcaatTACAGATTAAATTGCTCCgcttattaaataattattcccCTTATTTAATCCAGAATCCAGTTATTATTGCAAAATAAAAGGTAAGCAGAAAGTTTTGTCCTCTCATGAATTTTGTTTGAAGCATTAAACGTGCAGCGTTTAGTATGTAAGTCTAAACTGTACATGGCATATTTTATTATGCATGGTAGAATCTCAGTGCCACTTCTCTCAAAACACTGAACTTGTACATGTAGCAATGATAGAGTCTCTGCTTCTTGCTCAAAGTAATCTGCATCATCTGGAGTCTCATGAATGCATGAATCGTGTTTGCTGCTACTTCTGCGCCGAAGTCTGAAAGCCCTCTGTCAACCACTAGGTGGAGACTTTCTCATAGAGTGGCCATGACAGTCCTCTTATTGAAGTGTAAACTTGCTGTTTATTAATATAGGAGGCTAAATGTATCTTATACTATTCTCCTGGGTTTCATTACTCATCAGTAAAAACTGCTGCTCTTAGTCTGTAAGAATGTAGAGGTCATAGAGCGACAAAACAAATCATTCCCCACGCAAATGTAGCTCTATAGAGATTAAAGCTTCACATCAGCTGTACTCATTATTGTAATATCTACACTGTCAAGATTAATGGAAGTAGCTCTCTCTTTTCATTGACATCAGTCCGGTCACTTTTATTGTCTTCTTGATGTGATTTGTACTGGTATTGATTTTGATGATGCAGGAGAAGATGCTGGTAAATAACATCACATCaataatgaaatgatggagTCTGCAAAATTAAATGGCTGTAAAACCGATATTTCAGTGTCACTGAAGAGATTCCAGcacttttaaaacatttgtggggcgatcgtggctcaagagttagcagttcgtcttgtaatcggaaggttgccggttcgagccccggctctgacagtctcggtcgttgtgtccttgggcaagacacttcacctgttgcctactggtggtggtcagagggcctggtggggccagtgtccggcagcctcgcctctgtcagtgtgccccaagacagctgtggctacaatgtagcttgccatcaccagtgtgtgaatgtgtgcgtgaatgactgaatgtagtgtaaagcgctttggggtccttagggacaaagtaaagcactatacaaatacaggccatttaccatttgcaaTATCAGCTTGCAGTAAAGACGCTCATctgccactttattagataAACTTGTTCAGCTGCTCGTCAGTGCAAACTTCTAATCAGTCAAGGACACGACAGCAAATCAATCCATTAAGGCACTAAGATTGTTCAAACTTGggatggggaagaaaggtgatttaagtaacTTTGAATGTAGCAGGTGAACTGTttggagtatttcagaaactgatgatcGGCTTGAATTTTCCCAAACAACCATCTGTAGGGTTTATGAAGAATGGTCCCAAggagagaaaatattcagtggtATTTCTCTGGGTGGAAacgccttgttgatgccagagggcagaggagaatggctaagctgctttgagctgataatAGCAACAGTAAAGCAAATAAccaggtatgcagaagagcatctctgcatcagcagaagaccacaccactCCTGTCAGATAAGAACAGGAAGTTGAGACatttggtgtaaaaaaaaaaacatgaaagcaaCCCACGTCACAAAGCTCACACAATCTTAACTGGTTTCTCGAACATAACAACAagttcactgcactcaaatggcctccgCAGTCAGCAGTCTCAGCCCAGTAGAGCAGCTTTgcgatgtggtggaacaggagatttccatcatggatgtgcagcagagaaatttgcagcaactgtgtgatgctgtcatgtcaatgtttccagcaccttgttaaatCTGTGTTAAACCTGGTAAAACCTTCATGGAACTTggtgataagaaaaaaaacaaaacagacaaaacggTCTTCATCAGTACGTTAAAGttgctttaatttcttttttttaaaacatttattccagGCTGAATGATATCATTACCACAGTTTTGACATGTATATCATTAATATCTTAGTTAAAccatcagaaaataaaaacagccatAGAAAACATTGTTTGTCTGCCGCATCTGAACAGTTGTGCATTTGAAGTCCTGTAATTACCACATGGAGAAGCGCCCACTCGTTATTGACTCTTAGTGAGCGTGGCTCTTCCCACCCGTCACGACATACTGTACCAGAGCAGTCAAATCACAGACAGCACTGGCACAGAACTTCAAACGCAGCATTGCATCAGGTGCGCGGACGACACTGTAATAGTCTTATTAAAACAGTTGCAAGACAGAGAGTCATTCACCATTAATAAGAGAGGAAAAATGCTGCTCTTGCCTTTATTCTCCTACAAAACAGCTAGCtattattttatctttaaagTCTGATTTTTACAAGACAgcgaaacattaaaaaaaaagaaaaaagaagaagaagacatgtCGTGATATGAAGAGTGCTGTAAGAGTTTAAAAACATTATGAAAGGCCATTAATCAGTGACTAGTCCCACAGATCTTAACACTGTTTCCATCCATGGTGCAATAAAACATTGTAAAAGTA contains:
- the LOC116323527 gene encoding beta-1,3-N-acetylglucosaminyltransferase lunatic fringe-like, which produces MWKPVWVSKGLLGSAGPRAAAAAITCLLVTGMLVVTGGHPSCRVPEELPAAGTGGKVFSAYFSKLTRERRAVSGPPRSSDPTGPVEHLSPADLFIAVKTTGRYHRQRLELLLDTWISRNMPQTYVFTDGEDEKLRKRIGAHLINTNCSQAHNRQALSCKMSLEYDAFISSGKKWFCHVDDDNYLNTGSLLKLLSQYSHTQDVYIGRPSLERPIEATERPGTDEMKQVRFWFATGGAGFCLSRGLSLKMKPWASDGTFMTTAEHIRLPDDCTVGYIVEALLGVSLIRSGLFHSHLENLGLVSDIHNQVTLSYGTVDNSRNIVNVKGPFSIEEDPTRFRSVHCLLYPDTPWCPGPWRL